From a single Lolium rigidum isolate FL_2022 chromosome 7, APGP_CSIRO_Lrig_0.1, whole genome shotgun sequence genomic region:
- the LOC124678848 gene encoding probable WRKY transcription factor 12, with translation MEGASQLEACLPSLYALDPYTAPPLLAPLPNQHKLIQMPLVQGQSGNHGVMFSSDHGGGLYPLLPGIPFCHSIPAAPASACEKPTGFASLGGAGEAGTSAARASNEVASTTTATTAATFHGASSWWKGAEKGKMKVRRKMREPRFCFQTRSEVDVLDDGYKWRKYGQKVVKNSLHPRSYYRCTHTNCRVKKRVERLSEDCRMVITTYEGRHTHIPCSDDDDSGDHTGSCAFTSF, from the exons ATGGAAGGTGCTAGCCAGCTCGAGGCGTGCCTTCCCAGCCTCTACGCGCTCGATCCGTACACGGcccctccccttctggctccattGCCGAATCAACACAAGCTTATCCAGATGCCGTTGGTACAAGGACAGTCTGGGAACCACGGCGTGATGTTCTCGTCGGACCATGGCGGTGGCCTGTACCCGCTGCTCCCCGGGATCCCCTTCTGCCACTCTATACCCGCCGCCCCCGCATCAGCATGCGAGAAGCCCACCGGGTTCGCGTCCCTGGGCGGCGCAGGCGAG GCGGGCACATCGGCGGCGAGAGCAAGCAACGAGGTTGCGAGTACTACTACTGCCACTACCGCGGCCACTTTCCATGGCGCCAGCTCATG GTGGAAGGGGGCGGAGAAGGGGAAGATGAAGGTGAGGAGAAAGATGAGGGAGCCGCGATTCTGCTTCCAGACCAGGAGCGAGGTGGATGTCCTGGACGATGGATACAAGTGGAGGAAGTACGGGCAGAAGGTTGTCAAGAACAGTCTTCATCCCAG GAGCTACTACCGGTGCACCCACACCAACTGCCGCGTGAAGAAGCGTGTGGAACGGCTGTCGGAGGACTGCCGCATGGTGATCACTACCTACGAGGGCCGCCACACCCACATCCcctgcagcgacgacgacgactccggcGACCACACCGGCAGCTGCGCCTTCACCTCCTTCTGA